CCCTGGCTCGGCAGGGGCCATGGCCTCTGACGCTATTGCTGTTGCCTTCAATCCCTGTAGTTCCACTACGTGAAAGACTGGGCTCGGTTCTTTGTGCAGGAtgctggccctgcctctgccttgAGGGATGTGAGCTACAAGATTTGTGGCAAGGAGAACCAAAAGGTGTCTGTTGAGGGCCGTACCTGTACCCAGTCCCGGGGGAGGAGGACAGGCCAAGGGCCCGTGGTCGTCTTTGGAATTAAAGTTCATGGTGCTTACTCCACCTCGCCTTCCTGCAGATATCTATCATTGTTGATCCTTCTGCTGAACCCTACTCTGTGCAGAATAAGTTGGAACCAGAAGAAATGGAGCAGCTAAAGGTAATGCAGATTCAAGGTACATTGTATGCCCACACCCAGACCCACCtcttcttcccccagcccctgattTCCCTATCACCACCACAGCCTCAgagcctctctctccatctctccctgcaGCTGGCCATGAGCAAACGATATGATGTCTCCCAGCAAGCTCTTGACCTCCAAACGCTCCGCTTTGACCCAGGTATGCCTGACAGCAGTAATTCTGAGGCAGGTGAGGACAGAAAGATCTGCCTGGGAGGGAGACTTAGGGATGGTGACGTGGAGAGGGGTTGGTGCTGGCCCTGGACCCATCTCcaccttctcattctctcttcttggctttctGAAGACTTGGTGGACCATGACGTTGATATAATCCTGAATCGAAGAAGCTGCATGGCTGCCACCCTGCAGATCATCGAAACGAATTTCCCCAAGGTGAGGCCTTAGGCCTAGCGCTGGTATTATGATGGGGGTGGAACAGATGGGATGGAGGACAGACTTGTCTCCCAGGCCCCAGATGTCACCATCACTCTAACTCTTCTTCCTCAAAAGCTGTTGTCCTTGAACTTGTGCAACAACAAACTGTACCAGCTGGATGGCCTGTCTGACATTATACAGAAGGCCCCGACAATCAAGATCCTGAACCTCTCCAAAAATGAGGTGGGAAGAGGGAGCCAACCAAAGTTGGTTGAGAGTGGGTGGTGGTGCTCATCAGAGTGATGACAGGAGGCAGGTGAAGGTGCCTGTgggagagggtgggggctgggtgcGCAGGGGCCCAGATGTCTGTCTTTCCTTGGGACTCCTTTTCCAGTTTCCTCCCCATGTTCCTCAGCTGAATTCCGCGTGGGAGGTGGGCAAGATGAAAGGGCTGAAACTTGAAGAGCTGTGGCTGGAAGGCAACCCCTTGTGTGACACCTTTCGAGACCAGTCCACCTACATAAGGTCGGTGTGAACCCCTGTCACCCTTCTTGGGGACTTTCACCCACGGGAGCCTGAACGACCCCTGACAATGCCCCTCTGCAGAGGTGGTGGGCCTGGTCCTCTGGGAGGACCACAGGCCCTGCCATCTCTTTTCTGTGTCCCTCATCTGTGCTTAGAgggctcctttccttcctctgaccAGCTCACCTCTTCAGGTGCTCTGGGCTCTGTTTCCAGAGTCTGCACCTGGCTTGCTCTAGCATGCTCTCCCAAGAGTGTGTTCCAGGCGGCAGGGCTCCTCCTACTTGCCAGGACCAGGAGTCACCAGCCTTGAGCCAGATGCTGGTGACCTGGACTGAGAAGGGCCCTCTGGACCAAGGTCTCATGCTGAGACAGGGCTTCTTGCTTATGAGCCAATAGGGAGATTCCCTCTCCTGCCCTGAGAAGGATCCTTTTTCCCTTAGTTCAAATGGGTCTCCCCTCCGATCCCAGGTTGCCATAGGATCTTTCCTACCCCATGCTGAGGTCCAAGGCCCCGGGTTGCTGTCTTCATGACATCTGTTCTTCTGGCACAATGCCAAGAGCTGGGCACTCCTTGGGAGAAAGCTGGGTTCCCTGAGTCAAGTGGCCAGAAGTGGGTCACCGCCACTGAGAGGGCTTCCTGAGGCACGAGTgaaaggcagagggcagaggtggctgaggagacagaaggaaaggccTCTCGGGggcactgcccctccctccatccacaTGTCACATCATCCTGCCTGGTCCTTCCTTGGAGAACTGGGGGTCACCCAAGAAGGCTGTGATTCCTCAGACAAGGACTTGACTAAGACAGGCACAGGTGCACAGGGGCCATCAGGAGAGAAGGTGGTGATCATAAGAGGGGGCCATAGGCCTGCACCCCATGGTGAGCTGGGACCTGACCCTTTACTCCTTCTGGGGAAGGCCTCCTGCCCCCGTGGCTCCTCCATTTCCCATTCCCAGCTCAGACTGAGCTCACACAAGTGGCAAAGTGTCAACCAGCATCCAGTGGGTCCCCAGCCCAACAAGTGCATGTTTTCCACTCCTACCTCGGGTCCAGGGCCAGCCAGGGCAGATGAAGGAAAGGGCTGCAGCAGGGGAGCCAtcacccctttcttctctcttcttccctgatCCCCACCACCAGGGCAgagcttctttctcttccctttgctttgctttctctctctcctttgtctctactcccctgtgtctctctcatctctctctcctaccttcactccctctctgttctcatcccctccccttccctccctgcctcctgagcCCGGCCTCACTCACTTCCTTGCCTCAGCATCATGGGCCATCCCTGGAGGTGTCCTGGTCCCGGCAGAATGCTGGACCCCCAGTGAGGTAGCAGAGCCCTGGGCTCCCACCccattccctctcctctctgcagcctTTGGTGGGGtcttggaggaaggaaggggggcagggaggggaaggaagccctGGACCTGGGCTCCAAATGCTATATTGTGCATGGGGAGGAGTGAGAGCAGTGTAGGTGAGAGCCACCcagggggaaggagaaggagggagggaagccaggaggaagggaaggcaggagggagggaataCGAATGTGAAGGTGTGGAGTGAGATCTAGAGACTGCGCCTTTCAGACAGTCCATATGACAGATGCTCAGTGCTCAGCGGGGAAGTGGACCCAATAGCCTTGAAATCAGAGGCTGAGTTGGGCAAAGGGGGCTTCTGGACGGGCAGAAGACACTGGGCTGTGTTTATGGTATCAGTATTTTAAATCAAAGGAAGTGCTGCAGCCCCGAACTATCAACCACTTCTTTCTATTTTCGGTTTTGGACAGTGCCATCAAGGAATATTTCCCCAAGCTGTTACGCCTGGTAAGTGCCTACGTTTGTGATTGTCTCTCGCTCACATTGATGGCCTCCACATCTGCCCCCAAGCCCTTTGGGGCTCGCCTAGGTTATATGTTTGCATGAGACCTTTATCCATTTTAAGGGACAGGGACTCCtgagaaagacatgaatatatttGGTGGGAAAATGCCCATGCTAAcgcccacacacacaaaaagttgcGTTTAATAGTAGAGACTTCCAAGACCTCATGATGAAGACGCCCACTGTAGTCTTGCCCATGGATTTTCCAGGGCCCTTTCACACCTGACCTCTGACCCTCACCCTCTCCTGGGCCCATCCTTTTCCCTGATCATCTAGGGCCACCTCCCTGGTCTGCACTGCtgacttcctcttcccttctccaggaTGGCCGGGAGTTACCCACGCCGATTGTCGTTGACGTTGACACCTGCTACTTAAAGCCTGGCAAGGTGAGCAAGAAGGATCAACAACATTGTGGTATCACAAGGGAGGCTTTATCAGCCACATGATCTCAAAGTCTTTTGATTCCAGGAAAGCTGTAAAGGATCTGAGACACTGAAAAATCTAGTCATGCAATTCTTGCAGCAGTAAGTACTCCCGGGAGCACAGGAATGGGGAAGGCTGGGACAGGCCAGGCCACCCAAGCACAGATCTGCTTGTGGGAGTTTTTGAGTCTTATTTGACGTCTACACCACGGAGACAGATTGTCTTCATTGCTCCCCCACAGGTATTACTTCATCTATGACTATGGAGACCGACAGGGTCTTCTTGGTGCTTACCACGACGAGGCCTACTTCTCTCTGAGCATTCCCTTCAACCCCGAGGACCCAGCTCCGTGAGTATCACAGCTCAGACTCTGTTCCTGGGCCCTGTGGCTCCCCAGCAGACACAGGCCAGCTCCTGGAAATCCCCACACTGGACAGATCAccacctcctgctcctccttctctcctagAAGCAGCTTGTGCGAGTACGTCAAGGATAACAGGAACATAAAGAAGCTCAAGGACCCCTGTGCGTGTGGGAAGATTGGGCAGGGAAAGGGGGCGTGGAGGGGTCAGTCAAGGCCCAGAGTGTGGCAGTCCCTGACCTTCACTCTCATCCCCCCACAGACCTGCGGGTTCAGCTGCTGAAACATACAAAACATGACATCGTGCGCTCCCTCTGTGTGTTGCCCAGAACTCAGCATGAATTCAGCTCCTTCTTGGTAGAAACCTGGCTCCAGACGGTGAGcacctgcttcctccctcagGCGTGCCCAGAAAGCCGCAGGTGGGTAGGAGGTTTAGGTGGTGACTGAGCCCCTGGGCTCTTCCCTTTCAGGAAAGGGTGCTGTGCATCTCTCTCAACGGGGTGTTCAGGGAAGGTGAGTGTATGTGGAGTCCCCACCCCAGATGCCCCACTGCTCCTTCCCCCCGGCTGGGCTCCCTCTCAGAACTCTCCCAGCTTCCCtggtcccttcccctctcttcctactCCAGTAATCTGTGTTCTTCAGTCCCCACTCTGCTTCCAAACCGTCCTGGTCTGACCTGTGTCCATGCCTGTCTGCCCCGCACAGCTCAGGCACAGGGACACAGGCTGTGGAGTTTTGATGTCTCTCATCCCAGATCCTGGCTCTGTGAACTTTGGCCGGTTCCTTAACCTCCgggtttcctcatttggaaaatggggctaataataccCACCTCTTGGGTCGCTGTGAAAAATGAATCGACTGAGCCTGTAAAGTGGTTGTCACAGAGCCCGACACATAATAGGGTCCCTGGACTGGGAGCAGATTGCTCCTATTGTTGCCCGCTCCATTCCCAACACCCTGACTCCCAGTGAACAACTGTCCCCTTCAGCATGACTATCAAGTCAGATCCTGACTAGGTAATGCCGTGTGAGCATGTAAAGCATGTGCGACTCTTCGggggtatttttgtttgttatttgtcTTTAAAGTGGTAGGAAAGTCTCAGAGTTCTGTTCGTGCCTTCACACGAACCTTCATCATTGTCCCTGTCAGCAATTCCAGGTGAGTGCTGTGTTGTGAGTGGGAacacccagcccagcctgggctcAGTGGGTGGGAATGTGGTGGTGTTGACCTCGGGGTTTTCTCAGTATTGTGGAAAGCCACCAGTTAGATCCGAGGAGCAGCCTAGCCTAGTGGGTAAGAGCATGGGGTCTGGAGTCGGAACACTGGGTTCTCTTCATGGCCCCaacactcactagctgtgtgaccttggttaagTCACATGACTTCCTTGTGACTCAGTGTCTCCCTCTGAACATGGAGATTAGACTGTCCGCCCCTTGGGCTGTTGTACAGGGTAAATGCAAGTGCAAAATTGTCCCTGGGTTGCAGGTAAAGTACAAATGTAGTGAAGCTGGTAGACAGTCTCTCCAAAGGTGAGCTCTGTGAGAAGGGTGGAGGTACGAGCCAAGGAATCTAGGGGGCAGGCACAGTATAGGGCTCTGGAAGGAATCTGGTTGCTGAGTGGCCGTGGGAGCAGGCTCATTTCCGGGGTTGTGGggttgtccattcatcagttgtcCGGGGGCCCATTTTTCCTCCAGTCTGTGCATCGTGAATGACCAGCTGTTTGTGAGGGACGCCACCCCCAACGAGACTCAGAGAGCGTTCTTCATGCCAGATCCCACACCCACCTCCAGCTCCGTGCCCACCGTCTCCCAGGAGCAGCAGGAAATGGTGCAGGCTTTCTCCACCCAGTCTGGGATGAACCTCGAGTGGTCTCAGAAGTGAGTGCTGGGTGTGCATGGGAATAGGGGCGAGTTGGGACAGCCGGGGGTGAATCAGGAAAACTTGCCGGCGAtttggaaaaataactttttggatATTTTCCTTCCCAAAACAAATTGGGTCCATGAAAATGGTATAATCCCACTATATAtgtaaaggattttaaaattagtGTAATGCTTAACGACATTATATTGtacatagaaaatctgaaagaatccaccaaaagacTACtgataaacaagttcagcaaggttgcaggatacaagagcAATATACAGAActcatttgtatttctatgtacTTGCAAAGAACaatgcaaaaatgaaattaaaaaagaagcccatgtacaatagcatcaaaatagcAAAATACTTAGAAACAAATGTAGCAAAAGAAGCACATATCTTATACTCTGAAATctgtaaaacattgttggaaTATATTAAATAAGCCATAAATACACAGAAAGACACCCCGttttcatgggttggaagacttgatattgttaaGACGGCAGTAATAcccagagcaatctacagattcaatgcaatacctatcaaaatccTTCCATGCAAAAATCGACAAGCCTATCCTAAATGTCATATGAAAGTGCACCAGAACAGTCTTGAGAGAGAAGCACAAAGTTAggggactcacacttcctgatttcaaaacttgctacaaagaTACAGTAGTCAAGACTGAGTGGTACTGGCATGTGGACAGCACATGAATCAGTGGAATGGAATTGAGAGTCTACAAATAAACCCTCAcgtttatggtcaattgattatCAACCAGAGTGCCGAAAACTTCCGATGGAGAAAAAGTAGCCTCTTCCACAAATGGTGGTGGGACAACTGAAATCCACACGCAAAACAACAAATTTTGACCCTTGACTCACACCCTATGCAAACACATACAGAAAATGGATCAAAGGTCTAAAAGTAAGAACTAAAACTGTaaaaacttggaagaaaacataggtgtaagtCTTCATGAGTTAGGCAACCATTTcttatatatgacaccaaaagtacaagcaaccaaagaaaaaatagataaattggacttcatcaaaattaaaagccttTGCGCATCAATGGAcactatcaaaaaagaaaatcccaccaacagaatgggaggaaatatttgcaaatcacgtatctgacaagaatatatgaagaacccttacagctcaacaataaaaagacaaaccaccaaattttaaaaatggagaatatctggatagacatttctccaaaaagatatatgaatggtcAGTGAGCACATGAAAAACTTCTTaacgtcattagtcattaaggaaatgcaaattaataccacaatgaagaatcctaaaatttatatgaaacaacaaagaccccgaagagccaaagcaatcctgagaaaaaagaacaaaggtggaagtatcacactccctgatttcaaaatatactacaaagccatggtaactaaaacagtatggtaagacctgaaaccatgaaaattctacaAGAGAACATAGGcggtacgctctttgacatcagtgttagcagcacattttcaagtaccgtgtctgactgggcaagggaaacaaaagaaaacataaacaaatgggactacatcaaactaaggagcttctacacagcaaaggaaaccatcaacaagatgaaaacacaccgtaacaattgggagaagacattggcaaccatatacctgataaggggttaatatccagaatatacagagaactcataCTTCTCAACACGAGAAGATCCAACAACTCAATTAAACggtgagcaaaagatctgaacagacatttctccaaacaagatataaagatggccaacaggaacatgaaaagatgttcaacatcactaactatcagggaaatgcaaatcaaaactacaatgagataccacctcactcccgtcagaatggctataattaataagataggaaacaataagtgttggggaggatgtggagagaagggaactctcatacactgccggtggagtgcaaactggtgcagccactatggaaaacactatggagtatcctcaaaaacttaagaatagatctaccataagatccagctattccactgctgggtatttacccaaagaacatgaaaacatgaatgcataaagacacGTGCACCCTGTGTTCTtcgcagcatgattcacaatagccaagacttggaagcaacctaggtgcccatcaagggacgaatggataaagaaggtgtggtctAGATAtgcaatggagtactactcagctataagaaatgatgaaatccggccatttgcgacaacatggatggaccttgagggtattatgctacgtgaaataaatcagagggagaaaggcaaataccttatgatctcactcataagtagaagataaaaacgacaaacacacacgtacaaacagagattggattggtggttacctggggtgggggagggagggcgaaagggtgactaggcacatgtgtgtggtggtgaatcgtagtctttgggtggtgaacatgatggaacctacacagaagtcaaaatacataacaatgtacacctgaaacatatATGGTgctataaaccagtgttaccgcaattaaaaaagtaaataaataaaataaattcgaaaaaaacccaaaccagaaTGAattaccacttcacactcactaggatggctttCATCAATAAAACGaatgataacaagtgttggtgaggatgtggagaaagtggaattcTCGTgtattactggtgggaatgtaaaatggtgcagtagttggggaaaacattttggcagttcctcaaaaggttaaacatggaGTTCCCATGTGACCCAGTAGTCCCACTCCTAAGTATCTACCAGGAGAAATGAGGTCATACGTTCACTCTaaaacttgtacaggaatgttcacagcagcattattcataacagccacaAAGTGGAAACAGCCCGAAAGTCcttcagctggtgaatggataaataaatctgGTACATCCATATAGTAgagtattattcagtcataaaaaagaacacAGTTCTGATATATGCCATGACATCGATGAGCCTTGAaaccatgctaagtgaaaggagccagtcacaaaacgTTGCgtattgtacgattccatttatatgaaatgtccaagacaggcaaatccacagagccCAAAAGCAGACGAGTGGTTACCGGGGTCTGTGGTAAGGGGAGGAATAGTGAGTGATCTCTAATGGTTAAggagtttctttttgagatgataaGATTATTTGGGAactagatagtagtgatggttgcacaatcttgtgaatatactaaaaggcacggaattgtacactttaaaatggtatgtgcattatatctcaataaaaaatgattggaaacttgtatttctaaaattttcatttgttattttcttgaaCATCTTTATCAATATATATTAAGCTCCCTCGTTCTTTTGCACAgctctgtttttcagttttgaatgctagtgatagacatttgggttttcCCTGGGTCTTTCTTCATCATTACTCATAGTGCTCGTTCTGGTACATGCGTCCCAGCAAAAACGTGGCATAGATTTAGCGGTGGCACTGCATGGTCAGCGTGTCTGTACTGCGATACTAATGGAGATCACCTGTTCTTCTCCCATTCCAGGTGCCTTCAGGACAATGAGTGGAACTACACCAGAGCTGGTCAGGCCTTCACTACGCTCAAGGTGAGGTCTGGGAATCAAGTGGGTTAAAGCTGGATGTTTCTGGGCCTTCAGGAAGGCCAGGATGGTGGAGCCCAGTGGCCTGGGAATGAAACTCAGGGAGCTGGCCCTTCTGACATCCTGACTCCTTCCCTCCAGACAGGGGGCAAGATCCCAGAGGAGGCCTTCAAACAAATCCCCTGAAAGGAGCCCTTGGATCGCGTCTTTGCCTTCATCCACgtcatctttgtttctcttttctgcagCCTACGGCCATGCCCATGCCTGGGGTGGGAGGCCTGGCTGACTGAGAAGGCAAAGTTAACTTGTAGGCCGGGTAACATAACGACCCGAAGGGTCAGTTGTTCTGTGTATTTTCCCCACTCACGATTGctgtttattttcataataaagagTGACGTTGCACGTTGTATGCTGTGTGTCCTGGATCGCTCTTGCCCTGCCCCAACCGTGAGCCAATGGGTCCAGGACTGAaaggccctgccctctcctcctgccccccatTCACCCTGGCAGTCCCTAGCAGACACATCAGGCTTGAGTCCATAGGTAGTTTGTCAGTAAATCCTGTGAGAAGGGACACATGCTGCTTCCAGAGATTGGCCTTTGCAGGCAGTGTGAATCAGTCAGTTGCTCTGCCTGAAGGCCCGCAGAAACAAGCATGTGACCTGGCACAAAGGGGCTTCACAGAGGATGCCTTCTGCCTGGTGAGggctgtggaaggaaggaagctgaggACTCACATATTTGACTTCTTATTCCCCATCATTTGAATGTATTCGAAGACCACACCACGAACAATTTTATGGTTTGCACACAGGGGAATGGGAAATGGGCCTTTTCACACCTCTCACCATGCTTCCATTTGTCTTCTCATCCAGGCACTGtaccgccccctcccccttcctcaaGGTGGCCTGTGGGAGGGATCTCACTTTAGCacctgagagggagggagagccagCCTGTCTGCCCAGTGCCTTTCTCAGGGAGCTGACACCAGGTGCTCCAGGTCCATGTGTCTGAGGAGGTTCAGTCGTTCATTCTCACTTCCAAACAACAATAGCACGTGATCTCACGTTCTGGTCAGTTCTGTGCGACCTTTCTCATTGACTAGCAATTAGTAGTTCAGAATTGCAGGCAAGAGTTGAAAGAGACACTTACACAATTCATTTTCCACACTTCCGTGACGTTTGCACTTTAGACGACAAGCAGGCATAagctttgaaatgaaaataacagcaataacaaaTTTCAACTTAGAATCTTGTAAATGATGACATAGGTGCGGTGTACCACCTGTTTACAAATTATGCCTCTAATTTTGGGTCTCGCGTACTACCGGTATTTCCAA
This DNA window, taken from Equus przewalskii isolate Varuska chromosome X, EquPr2, whole genome shotgun sequence, encodes the following:
- the LOC103544749 gene encoding nuclear RNA export factor 2-like isoform X2, whose protein sequence is MQMFKYNDSGSLPRGRNRNWSSFRGNFGKRNPRDHGGYEPWPSHHQEHDGNMVMRDVQEDPQVRWTPYTIRHKNRRVKWHNEDHIQRAVWRNRKPLEREVGDNTKDGTPGSWFKITIPYGRKYDKTWLMNSIQSHCSVPFTPVDFHYVKDWARFFVQDAGPASALRDVSYKICGKENQKISIIVDPSAEPYSVQNKLEPEEMEQLKLAMSKRYDVSQQALDLQTLRFDPDLVDHDVDIILNRRSCMAATLQIIETNFPKLLSLNLCNNKLYQLDGLSDIIQKAPTIKILNLSKNELNSAWEVGKMKGLKLEELWLEGNPLCDTFRDQSTYISAIKEYFPKLLRLDGRELPTPIVVDVDTCYLKPGKESCKGSETLKNLVMQFLQQYYFIYDYGDRQGLLGAYHDEAYFSLSIPFNPEDPAPSSLCEYVKDNRNIKKLKDPYLRVQLLKHTKHDIVRSLCVLPRTQHEFSSFLVETWLQTERVLCISLNGVFREVVGKSQSSVRAFTRTFIIVPVSNSSLCIVNDQLFVRDATPNETQRAFFMPDPTPTSSSVPTVSQEQQEMVQAFSTQSGMNLEWSQKCLQDNEWNYTRAGQAFTTLKTGGKIPEEAFKQIP
- the LOC103544749 gene encoding nuclear RNA export factor 2-like isoform X1, which produces MYSTLQKDRTNRTEEYNDSGSLPRGRNRNWSSFRGNFGKRNPRDHGGYEPWPSHHQEHDGNMVMRDVQEDPQVRWTPYTIRHKNRRVKWHNEDHIQRAVWRNRKPLEREVGDNTKDGTPGSWFKITIPYGRKYDKTWLMNSIQSHCSVPFTPVDFHYVKDWARFFVQDAGPASALRDVSYKICGKENQKISIIVDPSAEPYSVQNKLEPEEMEQLKLAMSKRYDVSQQALDLQTLRFDPDLVDHDVDIILNRRSCMAATLQIIETNFPKLLSLNLCNNKLYQLDGLSDIIQKAPTIKILNLSKNELNSAWEVGKMKGLKLEELWLEGNPLCDTFRDQSTYISAIKEYFPKLLRLDGRELPTPIVVDVDTCYLKPGKESCKGSETLKNLVMQFLQQYYFIYDYGDRQGLLGAYHDEAYFSLSIPFNPEDPAPSSLCEYVKDNRNIKKLKDPYLRVQLLKHTKHDIVRSLCVLPRTQHEFSSFLVETWLQTERVLCISLNGVFREVVGKSQSSVRAFTRTFIIVPVSNSSLCIVNDQLFVRDATPNETQRAFFMPDPTPTSSSVPTVSQEQQEMVQAFSTQSGMNLEWSQKCLQDNEWNYTRAGQAFTTLKTGGKIPEEAFKQIP